Genomic segment of Streptobacillus canis:
ATAATCCTCTTCATCTGAGTCATCTATAAAATCAATATTAAAAAATCCAGTTACATAGCTATTAAATCTATCATTTGCCCTATCATCAAAAAATACATTTTCTGAAGCCAATTTATTTCTAACATATAACAAAAAACCATTATCCTTTTTTCTTAAAGGAGTCGATTTAGTATATACCCTTCCAGTAATACCATGATTTTTTAGTCTTTTAAATTCTTCTACGCTATTAATATCATTTAAAAAGTCTTCTGGAAATTTCCATTCAAATTCTTTTTCTAACTTCTCAAAATAAATTGATTTTGTAATAGGTTGCTCTTGTTGTGAATTTTCATCAATGAGTTTAACCTCAAACTCGGCATCATAAAATGAAAATCTTCTGGACAAATTATATGCTAAATCCTCAATACCCATTATTGTACTTTGCTTAATTTCTTTGATTTTAACCACAGTCCCAGATTGTTCATTGGTATTTTCATTTTCACAAATCACTTTTGGCTTATATTCTGATTCACTTTCTGCTTTCATCTCATCATAATTAATACTAAAAGCATTTTTCACGCCATCTTTTATAGAATATACCTCTATAGTCTTTGCAATACCAAATACAGCTAATTTACCTAGCCCTTTCTTTCCTGTCACTTTTCTTTTTTTTACTTTAGAAACGCCTGTACCTTCAGCTTTTCTTCTGTTTCTACCGATTACCAAAAAATTCTGATTTAATTCATCATGGTTCATTCCTGTTCCATCATCTGTAACTGTTACTACCTTTTCATCATAGTTAATTTTTATCTCAACATTTTCAGCATCTGCATCGTAAGAATTTGAAATTAATTCAGCAATAACAGGAGGGAATGAACTATATAATTTTATCCCTAAATGATCAATTGTATTCTTATCAAATTTAATTTTAAATCCACTATTTTCCATAATATTACATCTGATAAAACTATCAGACCCTCCTTGTATAATAAACTTATATCATATTACTAGTCTCATATAATATATTAGTTGTTAATTTGATTATATATTTATTTATATATATAATATCCTTAATTAGATAGAGTGACATCGTTACTTCCTTGTAGCTTGACTTCATGCCTCTTCTGATAAAGTGTTTACGAATTAGTTAGATGTTGACACACTAGTGTACTTCGCATATAGAACAAGGTTGTTACTTTTATCAGCACTTGAGGACTTCTATCTAAAATATTTTATTGTAGGTGATTTTTATGTTTTATTTAGGTATTGATATTGCTAAAAATACCCATGTAGCATCACTTATTGATAGTAATGGTAATACAATTTTTAAATCTCATTCATTCTCTAATTCAATCGTTGGAATTAATTCTTTAATTGATAAATTAAACAACATTTCAACTAAAGATATTCTTATAGATCTTGAATCTACAGCCCATTATTGGCTTTCTATTTATTCATACCTAATTGAAAAAAAATATGAAATTATTGTAATTAATCCTATTCAAACAGATGGTTGGAGAAAAGCAACTGAAATTAGAAAACGTAAAACTGATGCTATTGATTCTTTATTAATCGCTGATTTTATACGTTATGGTAATTATGAGTCTACTTCTCTTTCTAATGAAAATTATTTAAATCTTCGTAATATGACTAGATTTAGACATTATCTAATAGAAGAATCATCTAGTTTAAAAAGAAAAATTATTTCTAATTTAGATCAAGTATTCCCTGAATATTCATCTTGTTTTAGCGATGTATTTGGACAAACTTCTAAAGAAATTCTTCTTAACTTTAATACTGCTGAAGATTTTAAAAACCTTAAAACTTCTGATATTAAAAAAATTCTTAAAACTATTACTTTAAAAAAATCAGCAGAACTTAAACTTAAAGATTTAAAAGAAATATCTAAAGATTCCTTTGGTATTAATTTTGCTCTTGATTCTTACTCTATTCAAATTAAATTACTTGAATCTAAAATCGAAAATATTGTTAATGAATTAAATACACCTATTCTTACTATACCAGGTATAGGTCCTATAACAGGAGTTATTATACTTGCTGAATTAGGTGATATTAACAAATTTTCAAGCGATAAAAAAATTGTAGCTTATGCTGGTCTTGATTCTACAATTACTCAATCAGGTAATTCTGATGGTCTTCATGGTCATTTAAGTAAACGTGGCTCTTCCCACCTCAGAAAAGCTTTATTTCAAGCTGCATTTGTAGCTTCATGTAATAATAATATTTTTAAAGACTTCTATGATTAAAAACTTAAAGAAGGAAAACATCACTTGGTTGCTATTAATGCTGTTGCTCGTAAAATGTGCTATGTGATTTATCGTATTTTAAAATACAATGAATCATTTGTAGATCAAAGATAAACTTCAAAAAAACAGCCTATTTTTAGGCCATTTTGTTATGCCTAAATTTAAGAGTAAAATATTAATTTTATTTCTAAATTTAGACTTGACTTTTAATAGTTAGTCTAATATCATATCGTTTCTATTATAGCATAATAATAGAACTTTTAATAGTATTATCTTCTTTTTTCCCACATTTCGAGAAATTTGATTAACTAAAACTATCTCAAACGCTGATAAATATTAGTGTTTTTTGGTCAAATATTTTAAAAAGTAATGGGCAATTTAGTATAATTATGATATAATATAAATAAAAAGAGGTTTTGTATATGTATCTAGAAAAATTTAAATCAGGAAACAAAATATATTTGTATAAAACTACTTCTATTTCTAATAATGAAAAGATTAGAATTCCTTTAGGAGAACTTAATAAATTAAAAGAAAAACTTAAAGATGTTACAGATGATCCAATTAAATATTTTGAAAATCTTTTTAAAGAAGAAAGAGATGCTAATTCTTTTGAAGAAATTACTACTACTTTTATTAATAGACCAATTTTCGATAACTTAATTGATAATATAGACTCATATTCAGATGAATCTAAAAACTTAGGTTGTATCTTCCTTTAAATAAGGTTCTTCAACTTGAAATATTTTCTAGAGTCATTGATCCTGCTTCTAAATTTTATGATTTTAAAAATAAAGAAAACTTTACTGAAAACTTTAATATATCTAAAGATGATATATATAATAGTTTAGATATATTATACAAATACAAAAATAATTTTATTGAATCTATTAGAGATAATATTAAAAGTTTAATTAACATAAGTAAAGAAAGACTTCATACCGATGGTTCTAACATATATGTATAGATGAAGTGGATGAAAATAATAATAAAGTACAAAAATCATTACTACAATATGGATATAGTAAAGAAAATAAGAAACTACCTATTGCTCAATTCATGTATGTTACTGATGCTAATGGTTTACCTCTTAACTTTAAAGCTTATGAAGGTTCTAAACCTGATGTATCTCTTTACAATGATTTCATTAATGAAACAAAGAAGATATACAATATTAAAAATAGCATATTAGTTGCTGATGCTGGATTTGTATCCAATGATAATATTGTTAAGACTATAGTTTCTGGTATGCATTACATATTTAAAGAATCTATGTTAAGGCTTAATAGAAGTGTATATAATTCATTTAAGAGTAATATATTATCTATGGTTGATGAACTTAAAAAAGAGAATCCTGACTTTAAAGGCTTTTACAAGAGTTTTAATATAGAAGTTCTTAGAAAAGTTACAGATATACATGGTAAGGTAAGAAGAGTTAATGTTACTCAAAAATATATATTTGTTTATTCAAAAAAACAAGATGAAAGATTATCTAGTTTAAGAATTAATGAACTTAAGAGAGTTGATGAACTAATAAATGATAAAAAGAAACTTGAAAAATATGAAGAAATTTCTGGATTTTCATTAATAATTACAGATTTAATAGATATGGATGATAAAGAAATAATAAAGGCATATAGAAATCAATATTTAGTTGAAGATGCATTTAAGAATCTTAAGAGTAGTTTTAGTATTAGACCTGTATTTTTAAAGAAAGAAGCAAGAATAAAGTCACATATGTTAATATGTTTCTTTCCTCTTCTTTTTACAAAGATTATATATTTAAAACTAAATAAAGAATATTCTATATCAAAGATACAAGAATGTATTCAAAAATTAAGATTATCTGATTGTCAAGGTAATAACTATAAAGATAATATACTTACTAAAAAAAATAACTGACATACTAGAAATAAAATTAAATAATAAATATATAAAAGGTGATGAAATTAGAAAAATATTTGGAAAACTAAAAAAAGATAAAGTTTGTCCATAAAAGAAGAACACTTTTTTACAAAAAAATAAGCTCTCAAACCCTCTATTTTAGAGGATTGGGAACGAGAGTATTGAAATAAGTCTGTAAATTCATTCAA
This window contains:
- a CDS encoding IS110 family RNA-guided transposase encodes the protein MFYLGIDIAKNTHVASLIDSNGNTIFKSHSFSNSIVGINSLIDKLNNISTKDILIDLESTAHYWLSIYSYLIEKKYEIIVINPIQTDGWRKATEIRKRKTDAIDSLLIADFIRYGNYESTSLSNENYLNLRNMTRFRHYLIEESSSLKRKIISNLDQVFPEYSSCFSDVFGQTSKEILLNFNTAEDFKNLKTSDIKKILKTITLKKSAELKLKDLKEISKDSFGINFALDSYSIQIKLLESKIENIVNELNTPILTIPGIGPITGVIILAELGDINKFSSDKKIVAYAGLDSTITQSGNSDGLHGHLSKRGSSHLRKALFQAAFVASCNNNIFKDFYD
- a CDS encoding transposase gives rise to the protein MDENNNKVQKSLLQYGYSKENKKLPIAQFMYVTDANGLPLNFKAYEGSKPDVSLYNDFINETKKIYNIKNSILVADAGFVSNDNIVKTIVSGMHYIFKESMLRLNRSVYNSFKSNILSMVDELKKENPDFKGFYKSFNIEVLRKVTDIHGKVRRVNVTQKYIFVYSKKQDERLSSLRINELKRVDELINDKKKLEKYEEISGFSLIITDLIDMDDKEIIKAYRNQYLVEDAFKNLKSSFSIRPVFLKKEARIKSHMLICFFPLLFTKIIYLKLNKEYSISKIQECIQKLRLSDCQGNNYKDNILTKKNN